ATTGTGAAAAAGCAGCAGCAACAGCAACAGCAACCGAATGTAGACCATATCACAGGGAATAAAATCCCAAAGAGTTTTGTGTTTTCGAGGGGGAAGCTTCCTGGTCCTCTTAGGCAACTTCAAATGGATTTGAGAAAATTGATGCTTCCTTATACTGCTCTCAAACTCAAGGTAGTTCCTTTCCCtcttttttgtttaaaaaaatgaaattttgttgTTTTATAAGTTGTCCCTTTAATTAGATTTATTGTTTGTTGTTGTTTAATGGTTGCAGGAGAAGAAAAGGAACAATCTGAAAGACTTTTTGAACGTTGCAGGGCCAATGGGTGTAACCCATTTCCTCATTTTATCTAAAACCGAAACTTCGCCTGTCCTTAGGGTTGCAAAGACCCCTCAAGGCCCTACTCTTACATTTAAAATACATGAATATTCATTGGCTGTTGATATAGCCCAATCTCAATTGCGCCCTCGTTGCCCTCAGGATCTTTTCAAGAATCCTCCTTTGGTAATTTCTTCTACTCACACTGTCTCAGCAGTGGAACTTGTTAGGTTATTGTAATTCTTAGCTGCTTGTATAACTTAGAAATGGATGTCATTTTATGAGCCAAATACTGTTGTGTTTTTTTGTATTAAAACATAACTAAAGAGAGATAGAAACCTCATGCTTTCATTGAGTTTATGCCTTAACTTGTATGGAACCTTCATGGTAGTAATTCTGAATATATCTTTGGGCAGATTGTTCTGTCTGGTTTTGCGGCAGCAGATGAACAATTAAGGCTCACGACTATGATGTTCAAGAACATCTTTCCGGATATTGATATCAACACTGTGAGTTCACTTAGACAGTTAAATTATAGTATCCAAAGTGACctcatttcttttcttcttccctcTTTAACATTGTTTGGACATGAATGTTTCAGGTTAAACTTTCTTCTTGCCAGAGGATTGTGTTGCTTAACTACAATAAAGACACAAAGCTTATTGATTTTCGACATTATTCTATCAGACTACAGCCTGTTGGTGTCTCGCGTAGAATTCGAAAATTCGTGCAGAACCATCAAGTGCCTGATCTTCGTAATCTTCAAGATGTGAGTGACTTCATCACTAAGTGAGTATTGTTATGAGCTATACGTATTTATAGTACTGTCCTTTTGAATGGTATACTCTTTGTGATTCGTTTAGTTCTCCTCACTCCTTTGATCTATTATATGAAGAGCGGGTTATGGATCAGAAAGCGAAGCTGATGAGGAAGCTGCAACAGTTACTCTGACTAGCGATCTTAGTCGAGTTAATCGTGCCTCTACAAAAAGCGCGGTTAAGCTTCAAGAAATTGGACCTAGAATGACTCTCCAACTCACCAAAATCGAGGGTGGACTATGTTCTGGTGAAGTTATGTTCAGTGAATATGGTATGTTCATCTATCCTTGTAAATTTTATCTTTTCCGAGAAAATCAGGGAAAACAAGAGAAGAATAAGAATTTATCTCGAAAAAGAAAGAAGTCTCTTAACCTTGATCGTTTACATGCTAGATTATTTTGCTTAGACCTTTTCTATAATGTGCCTTTATCCAACTAGCATATTTAtactactattttgttatttatCAGGCAATGGTGGCAATAAGAAAAAGCCAGGCAATGAGGAGGGTAATGAAAAGGAAGACTGTGAGGATAGTGATGACGATGATGAAGCGGATAACGAGGAAGATATGGAAGAAAGTGAAGAAGATTAGTGCTTTAGCAAAGTGGAAGGTGCAATACAACTTCCATTTTCTGATTAAATGACATGGCACTTAACATTAGCCATGTTCTTTACATGGGGAAGATGCTTATCTGGAGTGACGATCTGATAAGCTTTTGTGCCAGTTAGCCTCTTATTTTTGCCTTTTTACTTCCCAGCATTGTCTGTTTCCTCCTGAATTTTGCCTTAAATTTGTTGTAGAAGATCCATAGATTTTGCTATAAGAAAGAAAAAGCCCCATTGGAGTCCATATTTTCAACTTTTTCTCTCAAAATTTTTGTACTAGTAAATCAATTCATGTTCCTTATGTGGTAATATTTTAATAGCATGAACATTGGCATGGTATCTCAGCATGTCAGAGGAACTCCATGCAAGCGGTAGAAGACCCATTGAGAGGTTAAAAATAAGGTAATACATATTAAGTTGATTCTGAACCTGTTCCATTGAGAAATTTAAGCAACATAGATAAGAGATAGATCACTACATCATTACGTAATGACCGGAGGCCTATGACATGGATGGTGCGGTGGAACCGGAAGGAGTTCCCTCCGGCCTATCCAATGATGCATTACTCGATTTCGAGGTCTGCTGACCCTCAAATCTACCATAATTTACAAAAAATAGGCAAAGTTTATCACTTCTTGAAGTTTCCTTTTTCATGCGAGTCATAAAGTCTGATTCAAATCGTTTGAAACAAACATGGACAAACAAATTGATAGGAATTTGCAACCAATATGTGACCGGTTCATCTATGGTCGGTCCCAGATCGGTTGCCAGAACCAGAGCCAGATGTAGGACGATATGCCCCCCAACCAGTGACTCTTGACACAGTTCGGAAATGAGACAAACGCTCTCTTTCCAAAGCAATATAATTATTTGGATAAGAGCTTTCTGCTTCCGGTAGGTTCTGTCCAGATGAACTTGATCGAGGGTAGACATAGAAGCCCCCAGTTTGATCAGGTTGTGGGACTGCTGGGGTCATTGGGGCCACACCTCTTATACCAGGAACTACCGGAGCAGGCACACCAGGTCGATTGAATCGCTGTTGATTGAAACGATGTTGCTGTCTATAATAGGCAAGAGATGGCCAGGTTCTATCATGGGTATGAGCACCGCTGCCTGGATGATGATGAAAAACTGAAGAGACAAACGAACTCCCGCCTCTTGAACTGGAGCTGTGAAGAGTAAACAACCATTTAGTTTTCCAATGGTTAACAACGTTCGTGATAACAGCAAAATAAGGCAGGTTTTTCCACTCATGTTAGGTATTTTGAATAGAGGAATTCTTCTATGATTTTTAAGACATACTTGTCTAATATCAAGACATATAAAATGAACCATATGCTATCATACGTAGAATGGAGAGCAAATGTATGTGATTATTTTCTCATAAATAGATGCGAATCACCCATGTTTCAATAATAAGTGAAAATAACAAGTATATAACCAAACTCATTTTAGCAGGCATGGCACCTTACCCATGCTCAAAGGGAAAAGGATGTCCAAACAATCTGGGTACAGTTGATGCATCAGGTTCACCATTAGAGGATCTCAGAGCTGCAGCTGGAACAGAAGCTGGATCAGTACTGCCAATATGACTATTGGATATAGAGAAATTTGGAGAATGGCGGCCCCAACTATGGTATTGGATACTAATGGTGGGCAAAGCATGGGGGATCAAAATCTCATTGTGTCCAGAGAGGATGTTCCAATGGCGATTAACGTTGGGATCATCAACACTATCACTATTTCTTAGAGTAGTGGATGGAAGTGGTCCAAcatatgcaacatatgaatgggccACAGATGAAGCAGCAGCGTGTTCAGCAAATATAGCATGGTGTCCATGTATTTCGTGATCTACATGGAGAAGGATTTCATTTTTGAGTCGCAGAGTTGTTGCCTCATTGAGTCACCAGAGAATAGGGAGGAAGAAAGCAACAGTAATCATAAAAAACTTACATGTAGTCGAAGGAGATTCAACTTCCCtgaaatatatataaagaatCATGTCAGATAGCAGCAAAGGTTTTATGAAAGGAACCGCCTGGCATTTTCAGAAAACAGACAACAAGATTCTTATACAATTGCTTTTCCTTATTGTTTTACAGTATTGTCAAGGCGAacaggagaaaatgagagattgGCATTAATAGAAAACACCTGCAGTAGCTGAATCAAAATGGTAGTCCAAAAGATACATAATAACTGAAAAGAAAGTTCGAAACCTGCAGAACATTCAGAGCTACTTATTATTCttctattataattttaaaacctTGTATTTGGCAACCAATGTTTGTTAACCCTACTATTTCTTTAAATGACTTAATCTATCCAAGgaaaatttatccaaataagaTTCTCAAAGTAAGGTAGAtgtaaatcccttaaattaaaaatcaaggattttaaaaatgtaacaATTTCCAAAGAATGGGTAGCAATAAAACCAATAATCTATTTTCTTTAACTTAAACCAGCTCAAGGTAAGATGGAATCACTTCAACCTGGTTAGTCTAGTTCCTCAAATTAATTAGAGAGAAATCTTTGACTAGAAACTCTACTCTCAGAGTGAGGAGGCCAATGTTATTTGGGGGGTAAAAAGCTCGAAAGTTAAAGAAATAAATGCCCATACCAACATCagaaaaaaaaattccaaatatGCAGCTAAATTGTTGGGAGCAATTATGTTAATATATTCGTCCAGCACTGAACAAACAATTTGTTATGCGCCTTGGCGTAGGATCTAGTCACAGGTCTAGACGAGAAAGAATTATTGcttcgacctatggttactcaaaagGCAGATTCGTCCTTGACTGAACCCCCTTTCAAAATAACGTTTCTTTTGATAGAATAATTGCTTTCCTCTTTATTTCATATTGACAGCCTTTTATAGACTGTTAATGACAAAGAAAAAAGTCCTAATTGACATAAAATAGAATTCCTAACTTAAAGTTTATGAAGGAAATAAAAACCTAATATAATAGATAagtaaaactaaaactcttaGTAAAACctgatatataataaataaataaaactaaaaactcCTATTGCAATTAAAGTGTCCATATCATTACTCCCCTTCTCGGAATTGAGCTTGTCCTCAAGctcaaattcaaaataaacttCAGAACTTATCCAAAATCATCCATCTCATCATCATCTTGCTTGCCTTCAACATCTGGTACTTCTATCCAAAATAACCTTTTACATTTGTGTCCCATGGAATAAGACTCGTCACAATTATAACACAGTCCTTTAGCCCTTCTTTCCGCCATTTCTATCCGTGTCAATCTCTTAATAAATGGTGCAGAAGAACCTATTCTGCCGTTGTTCCCTGTTGGTTCTATTGTTTGTCCTCCTCCCTTGGCAAAGCTCTTAGTTGTTGGAATAATGGAATTGCTGCCAGTGTTTTGGGAAGCTGACCAGTTTAGATTGGTTTGAGATAACATCTTGGAAGAGACTTTTTGTTTCCGTTCCAAAGCTCGAGCCATATTCATTGCAACTCCAAGGTTTCCCGGTTGTTGCATCTCGATATCAATTCTAAGTTCCTCTACTAATCCGCAAGAAAAGGTTTACTTGTTGTCGAGGTTTAAGATCAGTAGTCCTAGCCAGTAGTGATTGAAATTAACGTTGATATTCTTCTACCGTCCCGGTTTGTCTCAAGTTTGCAAATTCCCCCAAGGGGTTATTACTCATAGGTGGCCCAAACCTGACATGACAACACTCTCTAAAGCGCTCCCAATCTAGATTTGCCTCCTCTTCCTCGATTTGATCAAACCACAATTGTACTTCTCCTAAGAGATGGAATGAAGCTAAGCCGACTTTGTCTTCTTCGTTGGTCCGCTGATTGCCAAAAAAATTTTCGCATCTTTTTAACCATCCTAAAGGATCACCAACACCATCATAAGTGGGAAATTCCATCTTGGAGTATCTTGGCACCATGCCCCCACCGTGTTGTGAATCTGAATTTCTTTTCTTGCCTCCACTGCTGCCTTGTTCttcattatttttttctaaattctcTTTCGTTGTCTTTTGGACCGAAAGAGATAAAATCGCCATCTGCTCCTCTAATGCTTGTTGCCTTGTAGCCATTTGTTCCATAAATGCCTCCACTTGGTCATCAAAGTTTTTCGTCACCCATGACAGCTAACTCGATACCAAGTTGTTATGCGCCTTGGCGTAGGATCTAGTCACAGTGTCTAGACGAGAAAGAATTCTTCcttcgacctatggttactcaaaagGCGATTCGTCCTTGATGAACCCCTCTCAAAATAACGTTTCTTTTGATAGAATAATTGCTTTCCTCTTTATTTCATGTTGACAGCCTTTTATAGACTGTTAATGACAAAGGAAAGAGTCCTAATTgacataaaataaatagaattcCTAACTTAAGAGTTTATGAAGGAAATAAAAACCTAATATAATAGATAagtaaaactaaaactcttaGTAAAACctgatatataataaataaataaaactaaaaactcCTATTGCAATTAAAGTGTCCATATCACAATTCAAGAGAAAATGATTTAAAACGGTCCCGCAATTGTAGTACAAGAAAAAATGGTCAAAATGAAACCAACACCACAAAAAGAGAGATTACGCTTACTCAGATGATGAACCGATTCTTGTGAATTCGCCATATGGACACCACTGAGCTCTAAATTGCTGCTATAAAAAAAAGGTACTAAGACAGTGTGATCACAAAGCTCAAATGAAGAACACATTGTAAGCAAGAATTAACCAACACTTTCAATAATAGCTAACAAAAAGTGGATTCAAAGAAGAAAAACATATGGCACCTATACAACAAGTTCTGTAACAGAAAACAATAGAAAGAAGATAAATGAATCACAGTTTTTAAACTTTTCTTTATGTGAACACTGAAGCTTATATTTATGCATGATAGTGCGTAGACATGAAGGCCCTGATTGGTATGAAAGATGGAAATGAGATAGGATGGAAAATTTGTTAAGCTAATGGTTAAGCTACAAAGTAGGAAACTAATTATGAATTTTAACCTTCAGATAAATAAATTTTCCATCCACACTCCTTTCCGTCCTTTGTACGGAGCCAAGCCAAAGAGTAGCATAAAGATAACACATATCACATGACAAGTCATAATTTATATCGAACTGAGAGACTAGAATTTGAGGCATGCCATTAGATGCATGTCAAGAGTTTGAAAACATAACATCACATCAAGTTAAGAAACAAGCTAATTGCAGAGCTGATTGATGTATGCTTAATAAACAACAATACCAACAAATAGAAAACATAGGAATTTGCTTTACCATTTCAGAATAAACTGGCTCATAATAATCATCATCAAGATTCCAGTCCTCCATGGTTAGCTCAGGAAGCGATCGGTTGGATCCATTCGCATACAACCACTGACCTTTTTCTACCTTTCGGCAATTCGGGCATTGCATCGCCCCCTTCATATTAAAGGCCGAACCAATGCAATCTGCAAATATGGGTCCAGTAGCAGGAAATAACCCAAACCAACAATGACAAGAACACATAAAATCATGGTTCAAGCAGAAACAGTAAATGCATGAAGTTTGCTTCATCTGTTTGAGGCACTTTCCTTAAAGCTACACATCTTTTTGAATGGCAACCAATTATATCAAACTGACAAAGATTATTCAACTAGACTTCTATCATCATAATTTCATTGATAAAAAGCCAGAAATAATTCGCATAAATGatttttttaccaaaaaaaaaaacggaTGAGATGTTAATAAGCAGCGACAGAACTTACAAAATCATTTTAccccaattttaaaaaaaaaacagcataattaa
Above is a genomic segment from Gossypium arboreum isolate Shixiya-1 chromosome 8, ASM2569848v2, whole genome shotgun sequence containing:
- the LOC108469746 gene encoding E3 ubiquitin-protein ligase RFI2 isoform X3 — encoded protein: MVRSKASLLDLDHDDHHQLMDGPDGDVGAVPPSSSDVSCSICLDLVSDTGGRSRAKLLCGHQFHLDCIGSAFNMKGAMQCPNCRKVEKGQWLYANGSNRSLPELTMEDWNLDDDYYEPVYSEMQQFRAQWCPYGEFTRIGSSSEEVESPSTTYHEIHGHHAIFAEHAAASSVAHSYVAYVGPLPSTTLRNSDSVDDPNVNRHWNILSGHNEILIPHALPTISIQYHSWGRHSPNFSISNSHIGSTDPASVPAAALRSSNGEPDASTVPRLFGHPFPFEHGSRGGSSFVSSVFHHHPGSGAHTHDRTWPSLAYYRQQHRFNQQRFNRPGVPAPVVPGIRGVAPMTPAVPQPDQTGGFYVYPRSSSSGQNLPEAESSYPNNYIALERERLSHFRTVSRVTGWGAYRPTSGSGSGNRSGTDHR
- the LOC108469748 gene encoding peter Pan-like protein is translated as MARFHNSKTKVFVKPIVKKQQQQQQQPNVDHITGNKIPKSFVFSRGKLPGPLRQLQMDLRKLMLPYTALKLKEKKRNNLKDFLNVAGPMGVTHFLILSKTETSPVLRVAKTPQGPTLTFKIHEYSLAVDIAQSQLRPRCPQDLFKNPPLIVLSGFAAADEQLRLTTMMFKNIFPDIDINTVKLSSCQRIVLLNYNKDTKLIDFRHYSIRLQPVGVSRRIRKFVQNHQVPDLRNLQDVSDFITKAGYGSESEADEEAATVTLTSDLSRVNRASTKSAVKLQEIGPRMTLQLTKIEGGLCSGEVMFSEYGNGGNKKKPGNEEGNEKEDCEDSDDDDEADNEEDMEESEED
- the LOC108469746 gene encoding E3 ubiquitin-protein ligase RFI2 isoform X6, coding for MVRSKASLLDLDHDDHHQLMDGPDGDVGAVPPSSSDVSCSICLDLVSDTGGRSRAKLLCGHQFHLDCIGSAFNMKGAMQCPNCRKVEKGQWLYANGSNRSLPELTMEDWNLDDDYYEPVYSEMQFRAQWCPYGEFTRIGSSSEEVESPSTTYHEIHGHHAIFAEHAAASSVAHSYVAYVGPLPSTTLRNSDSVDDPNVNRHWNILSGHNEILIPHALPTISIQYHTAALRSSNGEPDASTVPRLFGHPFPFEHGSSSRGGSSFVSSVFHHHPGSGAHTHDRTWPSLAYYRQQHRFNQQRFNRPGVPAPVVPGIRGVAPMTPAVPQPDQTGGFYVYPRSSSSGQNLPEAESSYPNNYIALERERLSHFRTVSRVTGWGAYRPTSGSGSGNRSGTDHR
- the LOC108469746 gene encoding E3 ubiquitin-protein ligase RFI2 isoform X4; translation: MVRSKASLLDLDHDDHHQLMDGPDGDVGAVPPSSSDVSCSICLDLVSDTGGRSRAKLLCGHQFHLDCIGSAFNMKGAMQCPNCRKVEKGQWLYANGSNRSLPELTMEDWNLDDDYYEPVYSEMQFRAQWCPYGEFTRIGSSSEEVESPSTTYHEIHGHHAIFAEHAAASSVAHSYVAYVGPLPSTTLRNSDSVDDPNVNRHWNILSGHNEILIPHALPTISIQYHSWGRHSPNFSISNSHIGSTDPASVPAAALRSSNGEPDASTVPRLFGHPFPFEHGSRGGSSFVSSVFHHHPGSGAHTHDRTWPSLAYYRQQHRFNQQRFNRPGVPAPVVPGIRGVAPMTPAVPQPDQTGGFYVYPRSSSSGQNLPEAESSYPNNYIALERERLSHFRTVSRVTGWGAYRPTSGSGSGNRSGTDHR
- the LOC108469746 gene encoding E3 ubiquitin-protein ligase RFI2 isoform X2, whose protein sequence is MVRSKASLLDLDHDDHHQLMDGPDGDVGAVPPSSSDVSCSICLDLVSDTGGRSRAKLLCGHQFHLDCIGSAFNMKGAMQCPNCRKVEKGQWLYANGSNRSLPELTMEDWNLDDDYYEPVYSEMQFRAQWCPYGEFTRIGSSSEEVESPSTTYHEIHGHHAIFAEHAAASSVAHSYVAYVGPLPSTTLRNSDSVDDPNVNRHWNILSGHNEILIPHALPTISIQYHSWGRHSPNFSISNSHIGSTDPASVPAAALRSSNGEPDASTVPRLFGHPFPFEHGSSSRGGSSFVSSVFHHHPGSGAHTHDRTWPSLAYYRQQHRFNQQRFNRPGVPAPVVPGIRGVAPMTPAVPQPDQTGGFYVYPRSSSSGQNLPEAESSYPNNYIALERERLSHFRTVSRVTGWGAYRPTSGSGSGNRSGTDHR
- the LOC108469746 gene encoding E3 ubiquitin-protein ligase RFI2 isoform X1, producing the protein MVRSKASLLDLDHDDHHQLMDGPDGDVGAVPPSSSDVSCSICLDLVSDTGGRSRAKLLCGHQFHLDCIGSAFNMKGAMQCPNCRKVEKGQWLYANGSNRSLPELTMEDWNLDDDYYEPVYSEMQQFRAQWCPYGEFTRIGSSSEEVESPSTTYHEIHGHHAIFAEHAAASSVAHSYVAYVGPLPSTTLRNSDSVDDPNVNRHWNILSGHNEILIPHALPTISIQYHSWGRHSPNFSISNSHIGSTDPASVPAAALRSSNGEPDASTVPRLFGHPFPFEHGSSSRGGSSFVSSVFHHHPGSGAHTHDRTWPSLAYYRQQHRFNQQRFNRPGVPAPVVPGIRGVAPMTPAVPQPDQTGGFYVYPRSSSSGQNLPEAESSYPNNYIALERERLSHFRTVSRVTGWGAYRPTSGSGSGNRSGTDHR
- the LOC108469746 gene encoding E3 ubiquitin-protein ligase RFI2 isoform X5, which gives rise to MVRSKASLLDLDHDDHHQLMDGPDGDVGAVPPSSSDVSCSICLDLVSDTGGRSRAKLLCGHQFHLDCIGSAFNMKGAMQCPNCRKVEKGQWLYANGSNRSLPELTMEDWNLDDDYYEPVYSEMQQFRAQWCPYGEFTRIGSSSEEVESPSTTYHEIHGHHAIFAEHAAASSVAHSYVAYVGPLPSTTLRNSDSVDDPNVNRHWNILSGHNEILIPHALPTISIQYHTAALRSSNGEPDASTVPRLFGHPFPFEHGSSSRGGSSFVSSVFHHHPGSGAHTHDRTWPSLAYYRQQHRFNQQRFNRPGVPAPVVPGIRGVAPMTPAVPQPDQTGGFYVYPRSSSSGQNLPEAESSYPNNYIALERERLSHFRTVSRVTGWGAYRPTSGSGSGNRSGTDHR